One Deinococcus betulae genomic window carries:
- a CDS encoding DUF11 domain-containing protein translates to MSRLSVRLLCTVVGLSLLSSALAVGTPVNTSISNTATLNYRDALNAPRTQTSNPVTVTVRQVYALSLTPDAAENAIPLSRQFSAQAGASRLIGYELVNAGNGPDTFTLGVTQSATDGFDVTTRLLPDANCDGTVDSAVPLGAAQTLAADERLCVYVEATVPAGAPTGAAARLTLTAASQGNPAVTDTENYAQVTVSAAGQLDITKTVSPTGSALPGAPLTYTVSGSVPAGNPVGAVSGVVTVDGVPRSGVLVRDVLTTLEFGAVTAASASSGAATALYSTDGGATWTAAVPASGVNAVALLVEGTGAFLPAGSTLTLSFTASIPAGTLAGTVVRNSAAATLDGNDDGDGTDPGETPVTPDTTTTVGTVVGAAVGPAAFPQGGASGSYTLRGTAIDRSGDTQTTTTPVTAGGNVTFRQTVLNTGNDSNDFTLAVAGAPSGWTCTVQSISSSDTLGTLPNPVTLSAGQSLDFAVDCALPYGAAGTTNVVLTVSATPAGGSADTTTSTVAQVSAAGAPLLGNGDLNPATAPSQAGVTVAVNPGVTASFPLELQNNGPVAETYTLSSTLTGTQLYADTNCDGAPDGAAIPVTPSVAPGATLCLVAQQPVAAGTAAGETPVTFTATSTVTPSRTTSVTDTLRVNAVVSGTFGPDGAQSTIPGGSVTYSHTLTNTSNGAADFTVLPFTSAQGFVYSYATSSGGPFASTLSGTLAPGASTPLFVRVSVPAGTAGTPAEAAAISVTLEAQAAPQPSATLQVTDTTTVQNVLASVVKSVRLCADVSCTVTSAITGGQVSPGDVLQYTLTVQNSGSSPLNGAVLIDTVPANTTFRALGGNNTALLYSVDGGGSWTATPPGALPTGDFQAGLDTNGDNVVDTADILAPGTSFEVTFTVQVN, encoded by the coding sequence ATGTCCCGCTTGTCTGTCCGTCTTCTTTGCACCGTGGTTGGTCTGAGCCTCCTGTCCTCGGCCCTGGCCGTGGGCACACCCGTCAACACCTCAATCAGCAACACCGCTACCCTGAACTACCGCGACGCGCTGAATGCGCCCCGCACCCAGACCTCCAACCCTGTGACCGTCACGGTGCGGCAGGTGTACGCCCTGAGCCTGACGCCAGACGCCGCCGAAAACGCCATCCCGCTGTCCCGGCAGTTTTCGGCCCAGGCCGGCGCTTCGCGGCTGATTGGCTACGAACTGGTCAACGCCGGAAACGGCCCGGACACCTTTACCCTGGGGGTCACGCAGTCGGCCACCGACGGCTTTGACGTAACCACCCGCCTGCTGCCTGACGCCAACTGCGACGGCACAGTGGACAGCGCCGTTCCTCTGGGGGCCGCGCAGACTCTGGCGGCCGACGAGCGGCTGTGCGTGTACGTGGAGGCGACGGTGCCCGCCGGCGCCCCGACTGGCGCCGCCGCGCGCCTGACCCTTACGGCCGCCTCGCAGGGCAACCCCGCCGTGACCGACACTGAGAACTATGCCCAGGTCACGGTGAGCGCCGCCGGACAGCTGGACATCACCAAGACCGTTTCTCCCACGGGCAGCGCCCTGCCCGGTGCGCCCCTGACCTATACGGTGAGTGGGAGCGTGCCGGCGGGCAACCCGGTCGGGGCAGTCAGCGGCGTGGTCACCGTGGACGGCGTGCCCCGCAGTGGCGTGCTGGTGCGTGACGTGCTGACCACCCTGGAATTCGGCGCCGTCACCGCCGCCAGCGCCAGCAGCGGCGCGGCCACCGCGCTGTACTCCACCGATGGCGGCGCCACCTGGACCGCAGCCGTGCCGGCCAGCGGCGTGAATGCTGTAGCGCTGCTGGTCGAGGGGACTGGGGCCTTTTTGCCCGCCGGCAGCACCCTGACCCTGAGCTTTACCGCCAGCATCCCAGCGGGCACCCTGGCCGGCACGGTGGTGCGCAACAGCGCGGCCGCCACCCTGGACGGCAACGACGACGGTGACGGCACCGACCCCGGCGAAACGCCCGTGACCCCCGACACCACCACCACCGTGGGCACGGTGGTGGGCGCGGCGGTGGGGCCCGCCGCCTTTCCACAGGGCGGCGCCAGTGGCAGCTACACCCTGCGCGGCACTGCGATTGACCGCAGCGGGGACACCCAGACCACCACGACGCCAGTGACTGCTGGGGGCAACGTGACCTTCCGGCAAACCGTGCTGAACACCGGCAACGACAGCAATGACTTCACCCTGGCTGTGGCGGGCGCCCCGAGCGGCTGGACCTGCACCGTGCAGAGCATCAGCAGCAGTGACACGCTGGGCACGCTGCCCAACCCCGTGACCCTGAGCGCTGGCCAGAGCCTGGATTTCGCGGTGGACTGCGCCCTGCCTTACGGCGCGGCAGGCACGACGAATGTGGTCCTGACCGTGTCGGCCACCCCCGCTGGCGGCAGTGCCGACACCACCACCAGCACGGTCGCGCAGGTCAGTGCAGCGGGCGCGCCCCTGCTGGGCAACGGCGACCTGAACCCGGCCACCGCGCCCAGTCAGGCAGGCGTGACGGTGGCCGTGAATCCCGGCGTGACCGCCAGTTTCCCACTGGAACTTCAGAACAACGGCCCCGTGGCCGAAACCTACACCCTGAGCAGCACCCTGACCGGCACGCAGCTTTACGCCGACACGAACTGTGACGGCGCCCCGGACGGCGCGGCCATTCCCGTAACGCCCAGCGTGGCCCCCGGCGCGACCCTGTGCCTGGTGGCGCAGCAGCCTGTGGCGGCGGGCACGGCGGCAGGCGAAACCCCCGTGACCTTTACCGCCACCTCCACCGTCACGCCCAGCCGCACCACGAGTGTGACCGACACCCTGCGTGTCAACGCGGTGGTCAGCGGCACCTTTGGGCCAGACGGCGCGCAGAGCACCATTCCGGGCGGCAGCGTGACCTACAGCCACACCCTGACCAACACCAGCAACGGCGCCGCCGACTTCACCGTGCTGCCTTTCACCTCGGCCCAGGGATTCGTGTACAGCTACGCGACCAGCAGCGGCGGACCCTTCGCTTCTACCCTCAGCGGCACGCTGGCCCCCGGTGCGAGCACGCCCCTCTTTGTGCGGGTCAGCGTGCCTGCAGGCACCGCCGGGACCCCGGCCGAGGCAGCAGCCATCAGCGTGACCCTGGAGGCGCAGGCTGCGCCGCAGCCGTCGGCCACCCTGCAAGTCACCGACACCACCACGGTGCAAAATGTGCTGGCCAGCGTGGTCAAGAGCGTGCGCCTGTGCGCCGACGTGAGCTGCACGGTCACCAGCGCTATTACGGGCGGCCAGGTCAGCCCCGGCGACGTCCTGCAGTACACGCTGACGGTTCAGAACAGCGGCAGCAGCCCCCTAAACGGCGCCGTACTGATTGATACCGTGCCGGCCAACACCACCTTCCGCGCGCTGGGCGGCAACAATACCGCGCTGCTGTACAGCGTGGATGGCGGCGGCAGCTGGACGGCCACGCCTCCGGGCGCCCTGCCCACCGGCGATTTTCAGGCCGGCCTGGACACCAACGGCGACAATGTCGTGGACACCGCCGACATCCTGGCCCCCGGCACGAGCTTTGAAGTCACCTTCACCGTGCAGGTCAACTGA
- a CDS encoding SdrD B-like domain-containing protein, whose protein sequence is MAISLCFLALTAAGAQAQTTPAPAQVTNTAQLRAGPLSIPSNTVDLTLRAPCVPQVTVLGGTEGTPLSAPGLLTLPYRVAQLGDAEGRVALEARVQGAAPEDVQVRVQDSAAPNAQPVDALSLAPGQSRDVVVAVLISRPLRAELTVALTATCGSGRAVSASRQVLITPAAALLLTHTARPTGLAVGDRATGTLSLPNPTTEPLTPSFTVTLPVGLDYVPGSARQGDTPVEATISAEGRRLTLPARPAAAGVTTTLTYAVRATPAALATPRLTLLAQATATIDGAVQESGVVPAQVAILAGAFDRQATLIGTVYTDLNGNGRREDGEPAVVGARVLLSNGLQTLTDRQGEYTFRQLASGPWQVRVEQPGGETARRLVDVQGLSRADFALAPTSTADITAAQPATPDEATGLIRQPLDGQVLSGRDRVNIAVQFPVGEPLTLRVNGQLVPETLVGEAGEAGGQQRLVYVGVPLRPGANVLEAQSGDRTERVQVQVAGAAQRLTLNLVPGTQADGQSPVQVDLRAVDEAGQPSGSGTVTLSSSLEFLDPDADPRTSGYQVALRGGQALVRLAPLTAATEIRLDALYGDLRGQAALYVPAAQRQVTAFQVSAGLAYSAGTGLRPTFQARGYAEQPLLGGEVQAALDTAGLPGPSDPAAAPRRFPVTGSGTEASAALSSDLGFAFRYERADLSLGYYHAPLALDPLAGLPRISALRGEYRSGAWRVRAFAARVPLSQTRETFVPDGGRQYRLSGAAQPGSEVVRVERGGQDVTLHPGLDYVLDPETGTLTLAQGLNRYGPEFALQTLVVAYQPAGAAAAQALAYGVGVGYAQGPWQLDAAAAVQAGTPIFGVRAAYRSDALTLSAAYARDLLHPQGRATLDGQYRAGPVSASVSLSHDPSRPEPLAGSAEAAYQSGPFGVRLAHRLLGGARRTTLNAERAVTPTLTLGAGLEVAWPTEAAPHPGLSGVVLARYARSGISAEVSHASPLLGTGSPQTRLNVSAALGPATTLRARVVQDWAAGSAPSGELGIEQTLGSTNLDVTYQLPTAAGQASRARLGLHTPIVLSDRLSADLSGSVTRDLGSGAVTVGGTFGVRYVTDTLVATASLDGTSAQGGRVTLRGGVTGSLGDHTLGADARVQLRPDLRAEFTVSHAWRTSRLALMQYHRLSQPVSGNAVPVLEGEVAAYLTLPEFRALELSPSLAYRVPLGGTPTVQGGLSLGLPLTGHLGLGASAYLIGQPGAGVSGAYGADVRYLLRDGLRVVAGYTWGAGAAQGLTPSARPGAFIRFDLFGGQ, encoded by the coding sequence TTGGCCATCAGCCTGTGCTTTCTGGCCCTGACCGCTGCCGGGGCGCAGGCCCAGACCACGCCTGCCCCGGCCCAGGTCACGAACACCGCGCAGTTGCGCGCAGGGCCACTCAGTATTCCGTCCAACACCGTGGACCTGACCCTGCGGGCGCCCTGCGTGCCGCAGGTTACGGTGCTGGGCGGCACAGAGGGTACGCCGCTCTCTGCGCCCGGCCTGCTGACTTTGCCCTACCGCGTTGCTCAGCTGGGGGACGCAGAGGGCCGGGTCGCGCTCGAAGCCCGCGTGCAGGGCGCGGCCCCGGAGGACGTGCAGGTGCGCGTGCAAGACAGCGCCGCCCCCAACGCCCAGCCGGTGGACGCCCTGAGTCTGGCGCCGGGTCAGTCGCGTGACGTGGTGGTGGCGGTTCTGATTTCCCGGCCTCTGCGCGCCGAGCTGACGGTGGCTCTGACCGCCACCTGCGGGAGTGGCCGCGCCGTTTCGGCCAGCCGGCAGGTGCTGATCACGCCCGCAGCGGCCCTGCTGCTGACGCACACGGCCCGCCCTACCGGGCTGGCGGTCGGGGACAGGGCGACCGGCACCCTGAGCCTGCCCAACCCGACCACTGAACCGCTGACCCCCAGTTTTACCGTGACGCTGCCTGTTGGCCTGGACTATGTGCCGGGCAGTGCGCGCCAGGGGGATACGCCTGTCGAGGCCACCATCTCGGCGGAGGGCCGCCGCCTGACCCTGCCCGCCCGGCCGGCTGCGGCGGGTGTGACCACGACCCTGACCTATGCCGTGCGCGCCACCCCGGCGGCCCTGGCCACCCCCCGCCTCACCCTGCTGGCCCAGGCCACCGCCACCATTGACGGCGCCGTGCAGGAAAGCGGCGTGGTGCCTGCCCAGGTGGCCATTCTGGCCGGCGCCTTTGACCGTCAGGCCACCCTGATCGGCACGGTTTACACCGACCTGAATGGCAATGGCCGCCGCGAGGACGGCGAGCCCGCAGTGGTGGGCGCGCGGGTGCTGCTGAGTAACGGACTCCAGACCTTGACCGACCGCCAGGGCGAGTACACCTTCCGGCAGCTGGCGTCGGGCCCCTGGCAGGTGCGCGTGGAGCAGCCAGGCGGCGAGACTGCGCGCCGCTTGGTGGACGTGCAGGGCCTCAGCCGCGCTGACTTCGCGCTGGCGCCCACCAGCACGGCAGACATCACCGCCGCCCAGCCGGCCACGCCGGACGAGGCCACGGGCCTGATTCGGCAGCCACTGGACGGACAGGTGTTGTCCGGCCGGGACCGGGTCAACATCGCCGTGCAGTTCCCAGTCGGCGAGCCCCTGACCCTACGCGTGAACGGCCAGCTGGTGCCCGAGACCCTGGTGGGTGAAGCGGGCGAGGCCGGCGGCCAGCAGCGCCTGGTGTACGTGGGCGTGCCGCTGCGCCCCGGCGCGAACGTGCTGGAAGCCCAGAGTGGCGACCGCACCGAGCGGGTGCAGGTGCAAGTGGCCGGCGCCGCCCAGCGCCTGACCCTGAACCTGGTCCCGGGCACCCAGGCCGATGGTCAGTCGCCTGTACAAGTAGACCTGCGCGCCGTAGACGAGGCCGGCCAGCCCAGCGGCAGCGGCACCGTCACCCTGAGCAGCAGCCTGGAGTTCCTTGATCCCGACGCCGACCCGCGCACCAGCGGCTATCAGGTCGCGCTGCGTGGCGGCCAGGCCCTGGTGCGGCTGGCCCCCCTGACGGCGGCCACTGAAATCCGCTTAGACGCCCTGTACGGCGACCTGCGCGGTCAGGCTGCCCTGTATGTTCCGGCGGCGCAGCGCCAGGTGACCGCCTTCCAGGTGAGTGCCGGCCTGGCCTACAGCGCAGGCACGGGCCTGAGACCTACGTTCCAGGCGCGCGGGTACGCCGAGCAGCCGCTGCTGGGCGGCGAGGTCCAGGCCGCGCTGGACACGGCTGGTTTGCCAGGTCCGAGCGACCCGGCAGCGGCGCCGCGCCGCTTTCCCGTTACCGGATCAGGCACCGAGGCGAGCGCGGCCCTGAGCAGCGATCTGGGCTTTGCCTTCCGCTATGAACGAGCTGACCTGAGCCTGGGGTACTACCATGCCCCGCTGGCCCTGGACCCGCTGGCTGGCCTGCCCCGCATCAGCGCCCTGCGCGGCGAATACCGCAGCGGCGCCTGGCGGGTGCGCGCCTTTGCGGCCCGCGTCCCCCTCAGCCAGACCCGCGAGACCTTTGTGCCCGATGGGGGGCGGCAGTACCGCCTGAGCGGCGCGGCGCAACCTGGCAGCGAAGTGGTACGGGTGGAACGCGGCGGTCAGGACGTGACGCTGCACCCCGGCCTTGACTACGTGCTGGACCCCGAAACGGGCACCCTCACCCTGGCCCAGGGCCTGAATAGGTACGGCCCGGAGTTCGCCCTCCAGACGTTGGTGGTGGCATATCAGCCAGCCGGCGCAGCTGCCGCTCAGGCCCTGGCCTACGGCGTGGGTGTCGGGTATGCCCAGGGCCCGTGGCAACTGGACGCGGCGGCGGCAGTGCAGGCCGGCACCCCCATCTTCGGTGTACGCGCGGCTTACCGCAGTGACGCCCTGACACTGAGCGCCGCCTATGCCCGCGACCTTCTGCACCCCCAGGGCCGCGCGACTCTGGACGGTCAGTACCGTGCGGGCCCGGTCAGCGCGAGCGTTTCGCTGAGCCACGATCCCAGCCGCCCCGAACCCCTGGCGGGCAGCGCCGAGGCCGCGTATCAGTCTGGGCCCTTCGGCGTGCGCCTGGCCCACCGGCTGCTGGGCGGCGCGAGGCGCACCACCCTGAATGCCGAGCGGGCCGTCACGCCCACCCTGACTCTGGGCGCGGGGTTGGAAGTGGCCTGGCCCACCGAGGCGGCCCCGCACCCTGGCCTGAGCGGCGTGGTGCTGGCGCGCTACGCCCGCTCGGGCATCAGTGCAGAGGTCAGCCACGCCTCTCCCCTACTGGGCACCGGCAGCCCTCAGACCCGCCTGAATGTCAGCGCGGCGCTGGGGCCGGCCACCACCCTGCGGGCCCGCGTGGTGCAGGACTGGGCGGCGGGTAGCGCCCCCAGCGGCGAACTGGGCATTGAGCAGACCCTAGGCAGCACCAATCTGGACGTGACCTATCAGCTGCCCACCGCCGCTGGTCAGGCCTCCCGCGCGCGGCTGGGCCTGCACACCCCCATCGTGCTGAGTGACCGCTTAAGCGCCGACCTCAGCGGTTCGGTCACGCGCGACCTGGGCAGCGGCGCCGTGACTGTTGGGGGCACCTTCGGCGTGCGGTACGTGACCGATACGCTGGTGGCCACCGCCTCGCTGGACGGCACCTCGGCGCAGGGGGGCCGCGTGACGCTGCGCGGCGGCGTGACCGGGAGCCTGGGCGACCACACCCTGGGCGCCGACGCGCGGGTGCAGCTGCGCCCCGACCTGCGCGCCGAATTTACTGTCAGCCACGCCTGGCGGACCTCTCGCCTGGCCCTGATGCAGTACCACCGCCTCAGCCAGCCGGTCAGCGGGAATGCGGTGCCGGTTCTGGAAGGCGAGGTGGCAGCTTACTTGACGCTGCCCGAATTCCGTGCCCTGGAACTGAGCCCCAGCCTGGCCTACCGGGTGCCGCTGGGGGGAACCCCCACGGTGCAGGGCGGCCTGAGCCTGGGCCTGCCGCTGACCGGGCACCTGGGGCTGGGCGCCAGTGCCTACCTGATCGGGCAGCCGGGCGCCGGGGTCTCGGGCGCGTACGGGGCCGACGTGCGCTACCTGTTGCGTGACGGTCTGCGCGTGGTCGCCGGCTATACCTGGGGCGCGGGCGCTGCTCAGGGCCTGACCCCCAGCGCCCGGCCCGGCGCGTTCATCCGCTTTGACCTGTTCGGAGGCCAGTAA